tgcccagagaagctgtggatgccccatctctggaggtgttcaaggccaggttggatgggactttgggcaacctgggctggtgggaggtgttcctgcccatggcagggggttgaaATGAGGTGATTTTTGAGgctccttccaacccaaaccattctgtggttctaaaATCTTATCTTTGgataatttcttaaataatatGTAGCAAATAAGGCAACAGTGctgatgaagaaagcaaaaaaaaaaacacaaaagcaaccAACTAATAATGTTGACTCATCTAATCTGCATGAAATAAGAATcgtacaaaggaaaaaaaaaaaaaagaaaaaaccaacCCCATCATATGGTCACGTAATTAAAGATGAATTCATTATGCAAATTCACAACTTCAATTCTTTTGCTTCTTAAGTTTTGGtgtaaacattttgcattttattttacctttttaattaattttaaaattaggcatacaaaaaatacataaaataagatATTAGAAGAACCTGTAAAATCACAGTAAACCTAACTCTGACATTTGAAATCTGTGTTCAGTATCACACCAGTTTTGCTCCAGAATTCAAAGAGACATTACTTTGGGATTTTATGGAGGAGGGTAAAAGCTCTGAACTGAATAGTTACAAACCAAGAATAGGGACAGAAGCTGatatttcagaagaatgaaattttaaaaataaactcgATCTACATTCACCCCcaaacagaaatgtatgtgcaaaaacaacaaaatgagtAATTTAAGTATGCATCAATCCTAACAGTCATACACCTGCAATATTTATTCCAGTTTATTGAATTGACTTGTTCAGAGACTGTTCCTGTTAGGAGGAATTTCCCTGAGGAATATTGTGCCGCTCCTATCTACCCTTTCTAACCCATCATTAACCCTCAGGAAACACAGACAGGCTTTGATCATCTGTATCCTACAAGAAGGGTAACATAATCAACTTTCAAATGTGCAGCAGTTTCTCtgagaaaacataaaattaaacaacaaaagcCATCTCATCTAAAGAGTCTGGAGAAAGAAGGGGGGAAATACTGCTGGCCTaacagcagattttttatttatttttaagtgaacaGCAGAACTAAAATCAAGAAATGCTGTAGGCTGCTTTCTTTTAAGACTTGATTGCTCAAGTCATGAACTCTACCTTTAAAATCTCCTACAGCCTTattgaaaaacatctgaaaagctTCCAATTACGAAGTAATTCTCTGCGTATCACATTTTATGCAGAGTTTTTAAAGGCATAAAAAGCATACATATGAATATGAATGAGATAAATCCTTTAGCTTAGCATAGACTgtgcttttgttctgtgtttacACACCATACAGAAAACTGAGGTTCTGTTCCACAGCTTTAGGTTACGAAAACCTGCGGTAACAAAAGTGATAGtaataattaaatgcaaattgtCTAAAATCTATTACATTAAGTTCTCAACGAAGAAAAGTAAACAGGAAACACCTCATAGCCAGTTTTGCTAGATTAACCAGAGTGTTTGGAGAGTAGCTACTTTAAGACATTTTCCCTCTCAGTAAATGCCAGAAAAGGCACATTtgacaaaagaacagaaaactgcttttctttttgctttttattttttctaaaaatcacaCTTATGCACTTATGTACATAATTTTAGACAAATTTGCTGTTAGCCCTGAGCTTACCTTACAGTAGCACACAAAAATTTTAATCTTCAACACacaaattttaaagtatatttccATTCCAtgctatgaaaacaaagaaatccatTACTACTCATGCTTCTAGTTCTTTTTGCAGATTTAATTATAGGTTTAATTATCAATTAGAAACAAGAACCTTATAAAATTCACTTTACCTGTAAACGCCCTGGGCTTCACAATCACTGCATCAGGTCCACTGGAGAGTATCGGCCTTTTGATATTCACATCacttgaatgaaaaataaaataataatattattaggCTGTAAAATTTGAAGTTAGTATCACCATCACTTTTTCTTAATCCACTTTGAATAAGCACACAGGGCTCacattaagatttttttgtatttaagttTACTCCATATAGCTGAATTCATTATGTATCAATTTCTTTAAGACCACTGCCACTGTTCTGAGGCAGCATTCAAGATTTAAGAGCACTAGGACACAAATCTCATGCACATTTTCACTGGTACAAACCTAGATAAAGCTATCAAGCTATTAGAAGTATGTTATATGCTTTGAGGGATTAACCACAAGGACGGGAAGTTCCCAGCTTGTGGTGTGTGTACTACTGCCCGGAGGCAAACCACTTGCGAGGGTGTGCTGCaaaagcagctcccagctctgcccgaTCTCTGTAGCTGCTTACCACAGTAAATACCTCAAGTCAAGGCAGCTACCACTTTGAGCCTCCGCAATCCCACAGCACATAGCGGAGCTTGTGGCAGTCCAGCACAATCACCACCTGCAATTTTAGCTCTAGGCTGCGCTACCAGTGGTGTGACCTGCCTCTGGGGATAACAGTAGTACCAGTCAACATCCAACCCACTTCAGACATCTCCAGCAAGGtcttccagcagcactgcaatTTGCTGAACATGGAGACAAAGCTCATCCCCCTAAAGACCAAAAGCCATCAGAAGTGCTTCAGTGCTTCTTTGTGGACATCAAAGAATTCTGATGATTTTGTGTTGCATCCATATCCCTACTATACAACTACTGTGACAAAGACAGAGTTTTAATGCTAAGCTCCTGTTTTATCTTTTGATGCTGTTTTACAGAGAACtctcttctgatatttttctccatttcagaaataaactatTTGGAATTTCTATAAGCCATTTCAGTCAAGAATCTCAgagctgaacaaaacaaaaacaagctaAGGAAATGCCACATTCCCATTTGTAAGCATCACCAATCAATATAAATATCAGCCATATTTTACAGGTGATATGTCTGAGCCACAGCAAGCCAAAAGATCCACTTACAGACTTGATAAGGAACAGCCCTGTCCCTCCCCTAATTCAACAATATAGAGCTGCTCCCCTAAAGTCTTTCCCAATCCAAGCCTCAAGTTGACATACTGACGAAACACTTCACTTCCCCACCTTTTTTGGAGAGCAAGGCAGTAGCCTACAACTACAATTCTGACGCAGCACAGTAGCTGTCTAATCTCAGCTGAGGGCATAGGCCAAAGTAGTTGCCTCATGTGTACCCACGCactaaagatatttaaaaaaaaatcagaatccaGAGGAAAGAGATGACTGAAATTAACCTAATTTGATACCTTACATAACATGCACAAGTCATTTCCACTGACTTACAAACCTATTGCTCAGCAGTTTGTTCTGCCAGGTGTTTTCTTCATGACAGACTTAGAGTTATGCCTAACACTTGGAAGTTGTACTGAACGTTATGTTGCATTACATTAAGGATGTCCTTTGCTGAGGATAAAAACAATTGATATTTTGTGCAAAAATAAGCTTAAAGCCTGGACCTTTTTTAGGTAGTCCAGACTctgccaaaaataaatcttaaagcATTGTTATCAGTATTTCAAGCATAGGTGTGGAAACAAATATAAGGAAACAGTCCCCAAAACCACCACCAGATTTAGACAGCATACTCATGTGAAATTTAGCAGGTGTGCCCAGGACTGAACGCAAAGTGTAGAGAGAGGGCTACACTCAAGTTTCTTTAGTTTAACATTACTGTACTCTTGCATGGCTGGATGGAGGGGAAGAGAATATTAAACTACTCACATCAAACACCTGCTCCTTCAGGCACACTCCTCCTCTAAGGCTGGCAATCTATCATATTTGTCCAATAACCTAAAGTTtgtcttgaaaaaaacaaatacttgaCTGCGTACCTATAAAGTCAGTAACATACatacctttggaaaaaaaggctttcctCGTGTGTCAGAAGACCTTTTTGATATCCACCCTTGGCATGGCTGATTCGGCTGGCACAAGAGAGTTTTCGTGGCTTGTAACAGAACCATGGCTCACCCGTGTATAGATCTGTGAAGTTACAGACTGGAAGATCTCCAGGCAAGCATACGTTACACTCAGTAGTTTCTGAATACCTCCCAGACTTGAATGAGCTTTTGAAATAGACCCTGTCAGGCCTTTCTTCTCTTAAACGCAGGAGTACTTGGATCGCTTCACTTGGATGGACAAGTGTCACAGATACTTTGACCTCTCCTGGccaaagcaaagtaaaaaagaCTTTGTAAAGGCCATTATGGCAATCTACAATCCTTCCTGTCGCTCCAGCTTTCAGCAGAGGAGAGTGGATTCGTGCCTGTAGATAGTCTCCACCATATTGCTTGGGTTTTCCTTGGAAATCCTTCATGCGAACAAGCACCTCTAGCTGATCACCCACCTTGAAGAACCCCCTAGGCTTCACAATCACAAAATCGCTATGTACTGGATCAGTGCTTTgtaaaaaagcaattttgtcATCGGGGGGTTTTGGCCATTGTATTGCAGCAAGCAATGATTCCTGTTCCACTTGTTCTCTTTTGGACAAAGTCTGCTGCTCATAACCACAATAAGGCTTCCTGGTAATTTTAGTTGTCTGTGATAGAGAAGGCTGgtcattgttttctgttatccAATTTGATCCTGAAACTGTGTCGTCATCCAggtgctgggaagggaaaagaatacCTGAAACTgttctattaaataaaacactgtgaATAACAGACGTTTTCTCAAGGCATGACCCTCAGAATTGGAGTTTGTTTTACACATTTTTGAAGCTGACCAAATGAAGCAGCTTTACTAGAACACACAAATCTATTAACTTGACCGCgaatttctaaagaaacagTTGTGTGATCTGTGGTTACTCAAAGATAATTTTATCCTTCTCTAGCAAAGAGGCTTTTATAGAAAGCATACTGAGTATTTCTTGGGTAGTATTGTTGCTACTAGTGTATTCTGTAAATATCagcactgtgaaaaaaatatggaagatCATATGATTAAACAGTTAAATAactcaaatttaattttcttactgTAATAATGTTTTAGTCATAAAGCACTATGCTGGTTTTGCCTGGTatagagttagttttcttcatagtagctcgTATAGTGCTATGGTTtagatttgtgatgaaaatagcGGTGACAACACACcaatgtttcagttgttgctgagcagcacTACATAGTTAAggtcttctctgtttctcaagCTGCCTGCTAGCAAGTAGGCTGGGTGTGCCAAAGAAGCTGTGAGGGGACACATCCAGGACTGCTGACCCCCAGCTGATCAGAGGGATACCCCATACCACATGGGATTGCGCTCAGCAGTAAAAACTGGAGGTGGGGAAAGAAGtttgccagggctgctgctgctcaggggaCTGGCTGCGCATCAGTCAGCTGGTATAAAGCAATTACATTTTGCAtcacacttttaaaaacacatcggtgggaaaaaaaaaaaaaaaaaaaaacctttaaattaCCTTTATCTTAACCCACAAGctggttgttgtttgttcttctttttattaaacttttGCCCTTCCGATTCTCTTCTCCATCCCACTGGGGATGAGgaagtgagcaagcagctgcatGGTGCTTAGCTACCTagcagggttaaaccacaatgaGCACAATGAGGTCTAATAGCTGCCCAATATAATGCAAGGAAATAGGCTTTCTTTGAGATATTACACTGCAAATTAATTTAATGCACCCTTTGGTCATGCTGTCAAGGGAAGCCTGCTGCATGTAGCAGCTGTGGTCATTTCTCCGGTCACATTCACACCGCTTCTCATCTAGTTAGCTAAACTTACACCTTGAATATACACAAAATCAGCAGTTAGTAAGTATTTAATTATCGGGTATATGTAATAGAAGTTATCCCTACTCATATTTCatatagaaacaaaatatgacAGATCTTTCTTCAAGCAAAGATGAAAACTATACAAAGTATCATTCATATGACATCAGAGATTATGCTAGTTTAgacttcaaagttttttttaaaaattgcactATTTGCAAAGTTTTAAAAGCTGATTGTACTTACCCATATCCTAGTcttttctgttcccttcctCCATAACTTACTGCTCAGTAACATACTAAAATCCCCAGCACTTATATTAAACCTCTTCATTGTTACAAACCTTTCTTAATCCATATCAAGTATCACCTAGAGTACATGTACGTACTGAGTAGCTCCCCCTAGTATATTTATTATACCGAcgtatcaaaataaaaataatcgAATCTTTGTGttgttcaaatgtttttttttttttaatagaggaaAGGCAAACCTAACAAGGAATAAACTAACAGGCTTTTGAAGCCACTTACATAGGAAGTTGGTTTTGACCAGCTTAGAGTAAGAGGATATTGAGTACATTGTGATGTAGGACAGATACAGAGAAGTTTGTTTGATTTCCACATTAACAACTAAACATGAAATTGTaaattgttatattttatttatgttttagctataaaagataaattaacAAGTACCCATGGATACACACGGTGTggattttttgtgtttttcttgtttgttttgttggtttggttttaatcaTGGTTTATAATAGAACCATACACAAATACAAACATCTCTGCATGTTACTTTTACTAACCCAGTAAATTGCAGGCAAAGCTGAGAATAAATCTCAAAGACAGATCAACTTTAAATCTCGCCTACATGCATTCTTGAATTAAGCCAAGTTTCTGTCTTTGGATACCTTCTcattgtcttcctttcttttgttcagCGTATACATGGCATAGATAATACTAcatggaaagatttttaaaaaataagcatatatTTAAACACATCCAACAGGCTGGTAAGTATGTCTGAGTCAGCAAAAGAGGGATGTGGGAGGAGAATAGGTATGTCTGCACAACTCTTGGGTTCAGTGTACACTCTCAGAagaaagtttaaatattttaagctggTTCTTCAAGAGGTGGGAGTGGGAAGGGATGGAaaagatgtatatatatatatgcttccAAATGAACAGCAGAGACACAGCTATCTAAGAAAGCCTTAAAAAACAGACCTATCACCATTTTAGCTTTCTATAAATTTATTCATACTTTTTAACCTATTCTTTCTGTCCAAGATTTGCAAGATGTTGTTTATGACCTAGCTAGCCTTTCTGAAGTCTCTCCAAGGGCATATCTaaatttttcagtagaaaatagTGCAGAGAACACTGAGCTAACTCACACagtcacaaaacaaagcagagaataTAGTTCAATGTTTCTCAAACAGTCTACCTACACAGACTTTCTATCACAGCACCAGGCCAAAGCTCCTCACTTTTATGCAGCTGAGGTCCTAGACAAGCACTGTCACCTCAACTCAAGCATCTCCAGGTTATGGTAAAGCAGAATTGACCACACCACAAATACTTCCTCAGTCAGTCTTCAGAGGAAgggaggcaaagaaaaacaaacaacccacaCCACACCCTCTCCACAAAGGTGAATGCAAACCTTTTCCATATCCTGAAGGACCATTCTTTCTGTAACATCCTTGTTCATCTTTACAGTTCTCTTCCAAGCCCAAACAAGACTGTATTATTGCAGAATTATAAGCTAATGTATGAAAGTATGCTATACCATGAACAGTATTCACTGGAGAAGATATTACAGAGATTCACTTTTCCAGTGAAGGCTGCGAGAGCTTCAGAGTCAATTCATATACTGAAGATCCTTGACTggaacagaaaagctttgcaAACCATCTTCCTTTCGGAAGTGCTTCTCAGGCTCATTTCCAAACAAGAACTCAAACTTTCCTTTCTCTATGGATAGGCATGGCTTGCCCTGAAGTGGATTGATAGCTCAGTTTACCCCCACTCCATTCCCTATCCCCTCTTTCATTGGCATTTACAAAGCTCTCTGACTCCTGCATGATAAGAAGTGATACTGAGTCCAGTCAGAAGCCTGCCATGCCGAACTGTGGGCTCTCTACTCTAATCAGCAGTAAAAACACAATCATATTTCTTGCGGTAGGACAGATAAAAAGCATTGCTCAAGATTTCTCAGGAGTCCTCTTCCTTTATCTTATATAGActctttaactttttaatgCAATCTCCATATTGAATAACACTTgccctgctttattttcatatatactCCATTCAGAATGTCTTGATTTTGAGTGCAGTTCCTAACATCTGTTTATTTGCTGCATTCTAAAGTTAACCAGAACGCAAATGTAATCACAGAGTAATTTAATGGATGTCTACTGAGTAAACAGGCAGGACAGAATAGATTACACTTTAATTAAGCACAAACAAATCCACAAGCTGTTCCTGGCACACAAGAGATATGCCataagcaggagaaaaaggaagctgcattttcagaagagctAATGAAATTTTCACCTCAACTATTCAACTTTTAGCATTCTTGCTGCCAACTAAGCAAAAACTAAGTATAATGTATAAGCCCAGCCTGACGATCACACTCTCAGAGATATGTCCCTGCCATGTTGCctctgctcatggcaggggagttggagtagatgatctttaaagtaTCTTGATCTTCCAAGTCAAACAACTCTATGATTTTATCATATTCTAGAACAGTTACTGGGGACTTGTTTAGACCTGCAATGAACACTTGTCCTTGTTAAGTGCAAGAACGTAGGTggctgattaaaaaaagaagaaagagatgaatgacttggttgccatcacggaaacgtggtgggaccactctcatgactggagtgctgcaatgcctggctataggctcttcagaagggacaggcagcacagaaggggtggtggtgtggctctctatattagagagtgttttgatgttgaggaacttgaggctgggaatgataaggttgagtctctatgggttaggatcagagggaaggccaacaaggcaagcatcctggtgggggtctgttatagaccaccgaaccaggatgaggagatagacgaggagttctacaggcagctggcagaagccgcgaaatcgtcagcgcttgttctcatgggggacttcagcttcccagacatatcctggaagcacaacacagcccagagaaagcagtctaggaggtttctggagagcgtggaagatagcttcctgatgcagctggttagagagcctaccaggggaggtgccccgctagaccttctgttcacaaacagtgacggactggtgggagatgtggtggtcgagagctgtcttgggcagagtgaccacgaaatggttcagttctctattcttggcgaagtcaggaaggggaccagtaaaaccgctgtcttggacttccggagggctgactttgagctgttcaggacactggttggcagagtcccttgggaggaggttctgaagggcagaggagtccaggaaggctgggcac
This genomic window from Cygnus olor isolate bCygOlo1 chromosome 1, bCygOlo1.pri.v2, whole genome shotgun sequence contains:
- the NXPE3 gene encoding NXPE family member 3 isoform X2, encoding MWRDSFRLQIFCLLMAVLAVVVLVHNFLQLEHLDDDTVSGSNWITENNDQPSLSQTTKITRKPYCGYEQQTLSKREQVEQESLLAAIQWPKPPDDKIAFLQSTDPVHSDFVIVKPRGFFKVGDQLEVLVRMKDFQGKPKQYGGDYLQARIHSPLLKAGATGRIVDCHNGLYKVFFTLLWPGEVKVSVTLVHPSEAIQVLLRLREERPDRVYFKSSFKSGRYSETTECNVCLPGDLPVCNFTDLYTGEPWFCYKPRKLSCASRISHAKGGYQKGLLTHEESLFFQSDVNIKRPILSSGPDAVIVKPRAFTDSSSMDGAEDPTVSPSGYYYEDHWRPRTHWIHHFNKSDDISKCLQGKVIHLFGDSTIRQWFEYLTSVVPDLVEFNLGSPKNVGPFMSVDLKHNILLKFRCHGPPIRFTTVFSSELRYIANELNGIVGGRNTVIAITIWSHFSTFPVEVYIRRLRNIRRSVIQLLDRSPKTLIIIRTANVQELGPEMSIALVWKSQVT